A window of Microcystis aeruginosa FD4 contains these coding sequences:
- the psb30 gene encoding photosystem II reaction center protein Ycf12/Psb30, with protein MELFAALNLEPIFQLTFVALIMLAGPFVIFLLAFRGGDL; from the coding sequence ATGGAATTATTTGCGGCTCTCAATTTAGAACCTATTTTTCAACTCACCTTCGTGGCGCTAATCATGTTAGCTGGCCCCTTTGTCATTTTCCTACTAGCTTTTCGTGGGGGCGACCTATAA
- a CDS encoding M16 family metallopeptidase — protein sequence MIIKNNPHYRAVIGFWVALLVFWGFGSFSPLLAQGKEQSADVQSITPYLKQFQQKITEFRLDNGLKFIILENRDAPVISFVTYADVGGADEPDGKTGVAHFLEHLAFKGTKTIGTIDYLSEKKVLNRLEAIDKELQAAKKAGKSAEVAKLTEEFQQAKAESEKFVQRNEYGQIVETQGGVGLNATTSTDATSYFYSFPSNKLELWMSLESERFLEPVFQREFYKEKDVILEERRMRTDNSPLGLLIEAFLDQAYTVHPYKRPVIGYDRDIRNLEPSDIQNFFDKFYPASNLTIAIAGDVDPEQVKQLAKVYFGRFPAKPKPPQVTVVEPNQTKTKEITLKLASQPWYLEGYHRPALNHPDHAVYEVIATLMSEGRTSRLYKALVEDKQLALAAQGFNGFPGDKYPNLLLFYALSAPNVSVEEVAQGLNWELERLKNEPVSEQELERVKNQLRAALLRGLDSNMGMARSLIEYEVKTGDWRNLFAQLDAYNAVTAADIQRVAKETFTPENRTIGRILPK from the coding sequence ATGATCATTAAAAATAACCCCCATTATCGGGCTGTAATCGGCTTTTGGGTCGCTCTCCTTGTGTTTTGGGGTTTTGGGAGTTTCTCACCCCTTCTTGCCCAAGGGAAAGAGCAGTCAGCCGATGTACAATCGATTACCCCCTACCTTAAGCAATTTCAACAAAAAATTACCGAATTTCGCCTCGATAACGGACTAAAATTCATTATCCTAGAAAATCGCGATGCTCCGGTTATTTCCTTTGTCACCTACGCGGATGTGGGAGGTGCCGATGAACCGGACGGTAAAACAGGAGTTGCCCACTTTTTGGAACATTTAGCCTTTAAAGGCACAAAAACCATCGGTACTATCGATTATCTTAGCGAGAAAAAAGTCCTCAATCGCCTTGAAGCTATAGACAAAGAACTACAAGCGGCCAAAAAAGCGGGTAAAAGCGCAGAAGTGGCTAAATTAACGGAAGAATTTCAACAAGCTAAGGCAGAGTCCGAGAAATTCGTCCAACGCAACGAATACGGGCAAATCGTCGAAACGCAGGGGGGAGTCGGTTTAAATGCCACCACTTCCACCGATGCAACTAGCTATTTTTACAGCTTCCCGTCGAATAAATTGGAATTATGGATGTCTTTGGAATCGGAAAGATTTTTAGAGCCGGTGTTCCAACGGGAATTTTACAAAGAAAAAGACGTAATTCTGGAAGAAAGACGGATGCGGACGGATAATAGCCCCTTGGGTTTATTAATCGAAGCTTTTCTCGATCAAGCTTATACTGTCCATCCCTACAAACGTCCCGTTATCGGTTACGATCGAGATATTCGCAATCTGGAACCCTCAGATATCCAAAACTTTTTCGATAAATTTTATCCTGCCAGTAATCTAACCATAGCTATCGCCGGAGATGTGGACCCAGAACAGGTAAAACAGTTAGCTAAGGTTTATTTTGGTCGTTTTCCCGCTAAACCGAAACCCCCACAGGTGACAGTAGTGGAACCGAACCAAACCAAAACAAAGGAAATTACCCTAAAATTAGCCTCGCAGCCTTGGTATTTAGAAGGATACCATCGTCCCGCCCTCAATCACCCCGATCATGCGGTTTACGAGGTTATTGCCACTTTAATGAGTGAAGGAAGAACCTCGCGACTGTATAAAGCTTTAGTGGAGGACAAACAACTTGCCCTCGCTGCTCAGGGATTTAACGGCTTTCCGGGGGATAAATACCCGAATTTGCTGTTATTCTATGCTCTCAGCGCTCCTAATGTCAGTGTGGAGGAAGTAGCGCAGGGTTTGAATTGGGAATTGGAAAGATTGAAAAATGAACCGGTTTCGGAACAGGAATTAGAACGGGTTAAAAATCAACTACGGGCAGCCCTATTAAGAGGTCTTGATTCTAACATGGGCATGGCGCGATCCTTGATTGAATACGAGGTAAAAACCGGCGATTGGCGTAATTTATTCGCCCAATTAGATGCTTATAATGCTGTCACGGCAGCCGATATTCAACGGGTGGCTAAAGAGACTTTTACCCCCGAAAATCGCACTATTGGCCGAATTTTACCGAAATAG
- a CDS encoding M16 family metallopeptidase: MKKRFQWLGLIVITLIGVLAFRSPAIAQTPRHFTDLTFPPLPEVTVPQYERYQLDNGMVVYLVEDRSLPLVSGTAMIRTGGRLESGEKVGLADITGTVLRSGGTEKHPSNVLNQLLEQRAALVETSIDLNAGTASFSALSEDLETVFNLFAEVLRSPAFENQRVELAKVQEKGAIARRNDDPSDIASREFRKLVYGDNSPYARTVEYGTLANINRQDLIDFYRTYVRPDQIILGIVGDFDSQSMKALINKTFGDWKNPATATKIVTPSATQKNLQGVFVVNQPQLTQSTVLLGHLGGRLDSPDYPALTVLNEILSGFGGRLFNEVRSRQGLAYSVYGVWNSRYDYPGLFIAGGQTRTDATVPFIKAILGEIERLRDQPVTAKELEDAKNAILNSFVFKFEKPAQNLSRLMTYEYYGYPQDFIFRYQQAVKGVTIADIQRVAQQYLQPNQIVTLVVGNEQEIQPPLSSLGTTVKTVDVTITQL, encoded by the coding sequence ATGAAAAAACGCTTCCAATGGCTAGGTTTAATAGTTATCACCCTGATAGGTGTCCTAGCTTTTCGTTCCCCGGCAATTGCCCAAACCCCGCGACATTTTACCGATTTAACTTTTCCTCCCCTTCCTGAAGTGACAGTTCCCCAATACGAGCGCTATCAACTAGATAATGGTATGGTGGTTTATTTAGTGGAGGATCGGAGCTTACCTTTAGTAAGTGGTACGGCGATGATTCGGACGGGAGGAAGATTAGAATCCGGGGAAAAAGTCGGATTAGCCGATATTACTGGAACCGTGCTGCGTAGTGGTGGCACGGAAAAACATCCTTCTAATGTCTTAAATCAATTATTAGAACAAAGAGCAGCCCTCGTAGAAACCTCGATCGATCTTAACGCTGGAACTGCTAGTTTTAGCGCTCTTAGTGAAGATTTAGAAACAGTTTTTAATCTCTTTGCCGAAGTTTTACGTTCCCCAGCTTTTGAAAATCAGAGAGTGGAATTAGCCAAAGTTCAGGAAAAAGGAGCAATTGCCCGACGTAATGATGATCCCAGTGATATTGCTAGTCGGGAGTTCCGCAAGCTAGTCTATGGTGATAATAGCCCCTACGCTCGTACTGTAGAATATGGCACTTTAGCTAATATTAACCGTCAGGATTTAATCGATTTTTATCGTACCTATGTCCGTCCCGATCAAATAATTTTAGGAATTGTCGGGGATTTTGATTCTCAGTCGATGAAAGCATTAATCAATAAAACTTTTGGCGATTGGAAAAATCCCGCAACTGCCACTAAAATTGTTACCCCTTCGGCAACCCAAAAAAATCTTCAAGGTGTCTTTGTTGTCAATCAACCCCAATTAACCCAGAGTACGGTTTTATTAGGTCATCTTGGGGGTCGTTTGGATAGTCCCGACTATCCCGCTTTAACGGTATTAAATGAGATTTTAAGCGGTTTTGGTGGTCGTTTATTTAATGAAGTGCGCTCCCGTCAAGGATTAGCTTATTCTGTCTATGGTGTCTGGAATAGTCGTTATGATTATCCCGGGTTATTTATTGCTGGAGGTCAAACTCGCACCGATGCTACCGTACCTTTTATTAAGGCAATTTTAGGCGAAATCGAGCGCCTTCGCGATCAACCCGTAACCGCAAAAGAATTAGAAGATGCTAAAAATGCTATTCTCAATTCTTTTGTTTTTAAGTTTGAGAAACCTGCTCAAAATTTATCGCGATTGATGACCTATGAATACTATGGTTATCCCCAAGATTTTATCTTCCGTTATCAACAAGCGGTAAAAGGGGTGACAATTGCCGATATTCAACGAGTGGCACAACAATATCTGCAACCGAATCAGATTGTGACTCTTGTGGTGGGTAATGAACAGGAAATTCAACCTCCCTTATCCAGTTTGGGAACTACGGTTAAAACTGTTGATGTCACCATCACACAACTATAA
- a CDS encoding DUF3368 domain-containing protein, protein MPILLNSLDLGKAAVIHLALRENIQTVCIDETVGRRIAKLSGLLVTGSIGILLRAKQEGYPISIKLAITRMQNRGIRISARVISFALKQAGE, encoded by the coding sequence ATGCCAATATTGCTTAATTCTCTAGATTTAGGAAAGGCTGCGGTTATTCATTTGGCTTTGCGGGAAAATATTCAAACAGTTTGTATTGATGAAACAGTAGGAAGACGTATTGCTAAATTAAGTGGTCTTTTAGTCACAGGATCAATTGGCATTTTACTTCGTGCCAAGCAAGAAGGCTATCCAATTTCAATTAAATTAGCCATAACTCGAATGCAAAATCGAGGGATAAGAATTAGTGCAAGGGTCATTAGTTTCGCTTTAAAACAAGCTGGAGAGTAA